The following are from one region of the Pseudorasbora parva isolate DD20220531a chromosome 12, ASM2467924v1, whole genome shotgun sequence genome:
- the atg4c gene encoding cysteine protease ATG4C: METKETDEVEKLKSKFISAWHNVKYSWALKSKTAFSRNSPVFLLGKCYHFKAVDDESPTESCTAEALDGDVVTGNVDGFRRDFASRVWLTYREEFPALPGSTLTSDCGWGCTVRAGQMILAQALMLHILGRDWTWSEALTLEPLDTETWTSSAARRLVATLEASIQGERVQVTQPLGPAHGAEEADSYLQEAYHHTIVSWFGDGPSAQLGIHRLVQLGMTSGKQAGDWYGPAVVAHILRKAVDEAADAMLKGISVYVAQDCTVYSADVMDSHSGRTGRNCDPQGLNAGAAPKSRAVIILIPVRLGGEKINPEYLSFVKSILSLEYCIGIIGGKPKQAYYFVGFQDDSLIYMDPHYCQSFVDVSTSDFPLQSFHCPSPKKMPFGKMDPSCTIGFYSKDVEHYERICNELSKILETSSKEKYPAFTFMKGHGKDYELSIAVEKREWPFIRDARKAGTTSGDFVLL, translated from the exons ATGGAGACTAAAGAGACCGACGAGGTGGAGAAACTGAAGTCCAAGTTTATCTCAGCATGGCACAATGTGAAGTACA GTTGGGCTCTTAAATCAAAAACTGCTTTCAGCCGTAATTCTCCCGTTTTCTTGTTGGGGAAATGCTACCATTTCAAGGCTGTGG ATGATGAAAGCCCCACTGAGAGTTGTACTGCTGAGGCATTAGATGGCGATGTTGTCACTGGCAATGTTGATGGATTTCGAAGGGACTTCGCCTCGCGAGTTTGGCTGACCTATCGAGAAGAGTTTCCTGCCCTTCCAGGCTCCACCCTCACTTCAGACTGTGGGTGGGGTTGTACAGTCCGGGCAGGGCAGATGATATTGGCCCAGGCTCTAATGCTTCACATTTTGGGTAGAG ACTGGACCTGGTCAGAAGCACTGACCTTGGAGCCCCTGGATACAGAGACATGGACCAGCAGTGCAGCACGGAGACTGGTGGCCACATTAGAGGCTTCCATTCAGGGGGAAAGAGTACAGGTCACCCAGCCTCTCGGTCCTGCTCATGGAGCTGAGGAGGCTGACTCATATCTACAAGAGGCATATCATCACACCATTGTGTCCTGGTTTGGGGATGGGCCATCAGCTCAGCTGGGCATCCACAGGCTAGTGCAGCTAGGAATGACTTCAGGAAAACAGGCAGGAGACTGGTACGGCCCAGCCGTGGTGGCACACATACTCCG AAAAGCTGTTGATGAAGCAGCAGATGCAATGCTGAAAGGGATAAGTGTTTATGTAGCACAGGACTGCACCG TGTACAGTGCTGATGTTATGGATAGCCATTCAGGGCGGACGGGCAGAAACTGTGATCCTCAGGGACTCAATGCTGGAGCTGCCCCTAAAAGTAGAGCTGTCATCATCCTCATTCCTGTGAGATTGGGTGGAGAGAAGATCAACCCAGAATACTTGAGCTTTGTCAAG AGCATATTAAGCTTAGAGTACTGTATTGGCATCATCGGAGGAAAGCCTAAGCAGGCTTACTATTTTGTCGGATTTCAAG ATGACAGCTTGATTTACATGGATCCTCATTACTGTCAGTCTTTTGTGGATGTCAGCACAAGCGATTTCCCTCTGCAG TCTTTTCATTGCCCATCACCAAAGAAAATGCCTTTCGGTAAAATGGACCCGAGCTGTACAATTGGATTCTACTCAAAAGACGTCGAACACTATGAAAGAATTTGCAACGAGCTGTCAAAG ATATTGGAGACCTCATCAAAAGAGAAGTACCCTGCATTCACCTTTATGAAAGGACACGGGAAGGATTATGAACTTTCGATTGCTGTAGAAAAGCGAGAATGGCCTTTCATCAGGGACGCAAGAAAAGCAGGGACAACGTCAGGAGACTTTGTGCTGCTCTGA